The following proteins are co-located in the Chryseobacterium daecheongense genome:
- a CDS encoding barstar family protein, translating to MKTVYIDFTDIGDYEDFYSQLKEKISLPEHFGDNLDALYDVITGDLEMPLHLEFVNLTVDQLELFEDLLTTLEDAEEELEGFTFSYYLEQYEDDDEEASEED from the coding sequence ATGAAAACAGTATATATAGATTTTACAGATATAGGAGATTATGAAGATTTCTATAGCCAGTTGAAAGAGAAAATCAGTCTTCCGGAACATTTTGGGGACAATCTTGATGCCCTTTATGATGTTATTACGGGTGACCTGGAAATGCCTCTGCATCTTGAGTTTGTTAATTTAACGGTAGATCAGCTGGAATTATTTGAGGACCTGCTCACCACCCTGGAGGATGCAGAAGAAGAGCTTGAGGGTTTTACTTTCAGCTATTACCTGGAGCAGTATGAAGATGATGACGAAGAAGCTTCCGAAGAAGACTAA
- a CDS encoding T9SS type A sorting domain-containing protein has translation MENFYKILTKTVYAYFLFNLFSVMNAQVTVMATANYSPGAVSDNGVVSMQSSGGQIFKWDAVNGLSQIGATSNGYPGAGRAVISNDGTKIASTMTNTGTGFNEISVYDIANSTWTSLGGLVPTGWDGSVSSTWGLSYDGSIIVGLGWLTAANAHAVKWTAQNGMVDLGSMVSGRSSRANAVNADGTVVVGWQDEDNGTRSGAKWVNGTESYITDSNGNNVGEAGAVSADGNTIIGAGMPNPYVWNSTSGLTYITHPNSSAFFRGGATGISADGGTVIGYFRPFAAPPMSGEGFIWTAAGGRINLNDYAASLGINTQGITMSLPLAISHDGKKIAGVGTNSSNQIVAFYLDLSEFLSTHEAIKKGQGISVYPNPVKDILYVKGIEKIEKAEIYNMVGQKVMTSDSAGNQINVSSLSTGNYILQIFVKGEILQSLKFIKQ, from the coding sequence ATGGAAAACTTTTACAAGATTTTAACAAAAACAGTATACGCTTACTTTTTATTCAACCTGTTTTCGGTCATGAATGCTCAGGTGACGGTGATGGCGACAGCCAATTACTCACCAGGTGCAGTATCTGATAATGGGGTTGTAAGCATGCAGAGTAGTGGTGGTCAGATTTTTAAATGGGATGCCGTTAACGGGTTGTCTCAGATCGGAGCAACCTCTAATGGCTATCCCGGTGCAGGGAGAGCTGTAATTTCTAATGACGGAACAAAAATTGCCTCTACAATGACCAATACGGGTACGGGATTTAATGAAATATCAGTTTATGATATCGCTAATTCAACATGGACTTCCCTGGGAGGACTTGTTCCTACAGGATGGGACGGTTCTGTAAGTTCTACCTGGGGATTGTCGTATGACGGAAGTATCATTGTAGGATTAGGATGGTTAACTGCTGCCAATGCTCATGCGGTAAAATGGACTGCACAAAACGGGATGGTAGACCTGGGAAGCATGGTTTCGGGAAGAAGTTCGAGGGCTAATGCCGTAAATGCTGATGGGACGGTTGTGGTTGGCTGGCAGGATGAAGACAACGGAACCAGAAGTGGTGCTAAATGGGTGAATGGAACAGAAAGCTATATTACAGACAGTAACGGAAATAATGTTGGCGAAGCAGGAGCCGTTTCTGCCGACGGAAACACAATAATAGGGGCAGGTATGCCCAATCCTTATGTATGGAACAGTACTTCAGGACTTACTTACATTACACATCCTAATTCCTCAGCCTTCTTCAGAGGCGGTGCAACCGGAATTTCTGCTGATGGCGGAACGGTAATAGGTTATTTCAGGCCTTTTGCAGCACCTCCGATGTCTGGAGAAGGCTTTATATGGACTGCTGCCGGGGGGAGAATCAATCTAAATGATTATGCGGCAAGCCTAGGGATCAATACTCAGGGAATAACGATGTCCCTGCCGTTGGCTATTTCCCATGATGGGAAAAAAATAGCGGGTGTTGGGACCAATTCTTCCAATCAGATTGTAGCATTCTATCTGGACCTTTCTGAATTCTTATCTACCCACGAAGCAATCAAAAAAGGTCAGGGAATATCTGTCTATCCCAATCCGGTAAAAGATATCCTCTACGTGAAAGGAATTGAAAAAATAGAAAAAGCTGAAATTTATAATATGGTCGGTCAGAAAGTAATGACCTCAGATTCTGCAGGAAATCAGATTAATGTTTCCTCATTGTCGACAGGGAATTACATACTGCAGATTTTTGTGAAGGGGGAAATTTTACAAAGTCTAAAATTCATTAAACAGTAG
- a CDS encoding AraC family transcriptional regulator: MRTDCKTIEKRKAKNELFLSCSVIKCTILLLTFLSSVFYHAQSGPDFSILADKAFQKLYQNPDNCISYTQSLLISDQNTEHKMVLQNIISQAYAMKGDYVQSVTTSAQQNDSERKNLSYFMQLFSDYNLADQYQNLDLYNQSGEIISRLLSDPKLLKNDSPKSKITVAKLYQLQAINSAIIRNFDTAFANLSKSDQYIDLHNEENRMISIENKIFRASYLLRQNKYIDAKKILDLVISDVERSPDQPFLSALANENLSRYYFLNGNYKTALAHLEKGLSEIEDLPYNNLKLKIYESLAKTNFALHNDIKYHQYNKLYTELRSKLDSNQKEGIRYIVKLVETYQNNNLEFQKQNESRKLWILTFIILAVITALVIYFFLEKNKNKDLKKQLYFFEKQKLRALSAPLKTDHVETGKENRIDLNSEKDTHKISKEKEKEILQKLNEWEQSHRYLNRNMSLSSLSAQMGVNTKYLSEVINTSKGKNFNGYINELRINHIAHLLKTDSSFLHYKVSYLAEFSGFSSHSAFTTVFKSVTGMSPNVYIQEITKNKAL, encoded by the coding sequence TTGAGGACAGATTGTAAGACGATTGAAAAAAGAAAAGCAAAAAACGAATTATTTTTATCTTGTAGTGTCATAAAATGTACGATTTTACTCCTGACTTTTTTATCCTCCGTTTTTTACCATGCGCAATCCGGCCCCGATTTTTCCATTTTAGCAGATAAAGCATTTCAGAAGCTTTACCAGAATCCGGATAACTGTATCAGTTATACCCAAAGCTTATTGATCAGCGACCAGAATACAGAGCATAAAATGGTCCTGCAAAATATAATCTCACAGGCTTACGCCATGAAAGGGGATTATGTACAATCCGTTACAACATCAGCACAGCAAAATGATTCCGAAAGAAAAAACCTTTCTTATTTTATGCAGCTGTTCAGCGATTATAATCTCGCGGATCAATATCAGAATTTAGATTTGTATAACCAGTCCGGAGAGATCATTTCCCGTCTTTTATCAGATCCTAAACTATTAAAAAATGACAGCCCGAAGTCTAAAATTACCGTTGCCAAACTGTATCAACTGCAAGCCATCAATTCTGCCATTATAAGAAATTTTGATACCGCTTTTGCGAATCTTAGCAAAAGTGATCAGTATATTGATCTTCATAATGAGGAAAACCGCATGATCAGCATAGAAAATAAAATCTTCCGTGCCTCCTATCTGCTTCGGCAAAACAAGTATATTGATGCTAAAAAAATATTGGATCTTGTTATTTCTGATGTTGAGAGAAGCCCCGACCAACCTTTTCTCTCCGCTTTAGCCAATGAAAATTTATCCCGTTATTATTTTCTTAACGGAAATTATAAAACAGCCCTTGCCCATCTTGAAAAAGGACTTTCTGAAATTGAAGATCTTCCTTATAATAATTTGAAACTGAAGATATATGAATCACTGGCAAAAACCAATTTCGCTTTACATAATGATATAAAATACCATCAATACAATAAGCTGTATACCGAATTAAGATCTAAACTTGATTCCAATCAAAAAGAAGGTATACGGTATATCGTTAAATTGGTAGAAACTTACCAGAATAACAACCTTGAATTCCAGAAACAGAATGAGTCCAGGAAATTATGGATTTTAACCTTTATCATTCTTGCAGTTATTACAGCATTGGTTATCTATTTCTTTCTGGAAAAAAACAAAAATAAGGACCTGAAAAAACAGCTGTACTTTTTTGAAAAACAAAAACTGCGGGCACTTTCCGCTCCTCTTAAAACAGATCATGTGGAGACCGGAAAAGAAAACAGAATTGACCTTAACTCTGAAAAAGACACCCATAAAATTTCGAAAGAGAAAGAAAAAGAAATTCTCCAAAAATTGAATGAGTGGGAGCAATCTCACCGGTACCTTAACCGCAATATGTCTCTTTCATCTTTATCCGCACAGATGGGAGTTAACACCAAATATTTATCTGAAGTAATCAATACCAGCAAAGGTAAAAATTTTAACGGGTACATCAACGAGCTCAGGATCAACCATATCGCTCATTTATTAAAGACAGATTCCAGCTTTCTTCACTATAAAGTAAGCTATCTGGCAGAGTTTTCAGGATTTTCGTCGCACAGTGCTTTTACAACAGTATTTAAATCAGTAACGGGAATGTCTCCCAATGTATATATTCAGGAAATCACAAAAAATAAAGCATTATGA
- a CDS encoding alkaline phosphatase family protein, whose product MLRKISIAALTMLSVVTIDAQKNKNSQLERPKLVVGLVVDQMRWDYLYRFYNKYGNDGFKRLLNTGYALNNVHIPYVPTITALGHTCIYTGSVPAIHGIAGNDWTDKETGKNVYCTTDESVQPVGTTNTKIGSHSPKNLWSTTVTDELKLATNFQAKVIGVSLKDRASILPAGHTPNGAFWFDDSTGNFITSTWYMNDLPQWVKSFNSQNLPEKLVANGWNTLLPINQYTESAPDNSAWEGLLGSAKTPTFPYSNLAKDYKDKKDNIRYTPFGNTLTLKLAEASVEGEKLGNDNVTDFLAINLASTDYAGHKFGPNSIEVEDVYLRLDQDLAEFFNYLDSKVGKGEYTVFLSADHGGAHSVGFLQEHKIATGFFGENSQKDINQKLKEKFGVDKLINAVDNYQIYFDRKLLKDNKIELDDVINFTVKELENDPTVLYAVSVTKVQESSIPEPIKQRIINGINRQRSGDIQLISHDSMLPSYAKTGTTHSVWNSYDSHIPLLFMGWGVQHGESNKPYFMTDIAPTVSSLLKIQFPSGTVGNPITEVIGK is encoded by the coding sequence ATGCTTAGGAAAATTTCAATTGCGGCACTTACCATGTTGTCCGTAGTTACAATTGATGCTCAGAAGAACAAAAATTCTCAATTAGAAAGACCCAAATTAGTTGTAGGCTTAGTTGTAGATCAGATGCGTTGGGATTATCTGTACCGCTTTTACAATAAGTATGGAAATGATGGTTTTAAAAGATTGCTGAATACAGGTTATGCTTTAAATAATGTTCATATTCCTTATGTACCCACGATAACAGCTCTGGGACATACTTGTATTTATACAGGCTCTGTTCCGGCTATTCATGGAATTGCAGGAAACGACTGGACTGATAAGGAGACAGGAAAGAATGTCTATTGTACTACCGATGAAAGTGTACAGCCTGTTGGAACCACAAATACTAAAATAGGAAGCCACTCGCCGAAAAATCTTTGGTCGACAACTGTGACGGATGAGCTAAAATTAGCAACCAATTTCCAGGCAAAGGTAATCGGGGTATCTTTAAAAGACAGAGCTTCCATTCTTCCGGCAGGACATACTCCAAACGGAGCGTTCTGGTTTGACGATTCCACAGGGAATTTTATTACCAGTACTTGGTATATGAATGATCTGCCACAGTGGGTGAAATCTTTCAATTCACAAAATTTACCTGAAAAGCTGGTTGCTAACGGATGGAATACTTTATTGCCTATTAATCAATATACAGAAAGTGCACCGGATAACTCTGCTTGGGAAGGTCTTTTAGGAAGTGCAAAAACACCAACATTCCCTTATAGTAATCTAGCAAAAGATTATAAAGATAAAAAAGACAATATCCGCTACACTCCTTTTGGTAATACCTTGACGTTGAAATTAGCTGAAGCTTCAGTGGAAGGGGAGAAGTTAGGAAATGATAATGTTACAGATTTCTTAGCGATCAATCTTGCTTCAACGGATTATGCGGGACATAAGTTCGGACCTAACTCGATTGAGGTAGAAGATGTTTATTTAAGATTAGACCAGGACCTTGCAGAATTCTTTAATTATCTTGATTCTAAGGTAGGAAAGGGTGAATATACTGTTTTTCTATCTGCAGACCATGGTGGAGCACATTCTGTAGGTTTCCTGCAAGAGCATAAAATTGCTACAGGTTTCTTTGGAGAAAATAGCCAGAAAGATATCAATCAGAAATTAAAAGAGAAATTCGGAGTAGACAAACTGATTAATGCTGTAGACAACTATCAGATTTATTTTGATAGAAAATTATTAAAAGATAATAAGATCGAATTAGATGATGTGATAAATTTTACAGTTAAAGAATTGGAAAATGATCCTACCGTTTTATATGCTGTTTCTGTAACCAAAGTACAGGAATCTTCGATCCCGGAACCCATTAAGCAGAGAATTATCAACGGAATCAACAGGCAGAGAAGTGGAGACATTCAGCTGATCTCTCATGATTCCATGCTTCCGTCTTATGCAAAAACAGGGACAACGCACAGTGTATGGAATTCATATGATTCTCATATTCCGTTATTATTTATGGGATGGGGAGTTCAGCACGGAGAAAGTAATAAACCTTATTTTATGACGGATATTGCTCCTACAGTGTCTTCTTTACTTAAAATTCAGTTTCCAAGTGGTACGGTTGGAAATCCTATTACGGAAGTGATTGGAAAATAA
- a CDS encoding GNAT family N-acetyltransferase — protein sequence MTEIKKLEKLISDPTVNWGLNGYETDTIFVVSAIAMGNIFEFSLREKKQHYKKNWETGPDEINDLNEVIKQGHSFGAFINGELVGWLIAEFREWNNSFYIENILISEKFRGQDIGKQLIKKANREARDLNCRIVELETQNTNYPAIKFYLRAGFSFTGINTKLYNDSTETAIYMSFDVL from the coding sequence ATGACAGAAATTAAGAAGTTAGAAAAACTGATATCTGACCCAACAGTCAATTGGGGACTTAATGGATATGAGACAGATACGATATTTGTTGTTTCCGCCATTGCGATGGGTAATATTTTTGAATTTTCATTAAGAGAGAAAAAACAGCATTATAAAAAAAACTGGGAAACAGGTCCTGATGAGATTAATGATCTCAATGAGGTTATAAAGCAGGGACACTCTTTCGGGGCCTTTATCAATGGTGAACTTGTAGGATGGCTTATTGCCGAATTCCGGGAGTGGAATAATAGCTTTTATATTGAAAATATTTTAATCAGTGAAAAATTTAGAGGACAGGATATTGGAAAGCAACTGATTAAAAAGGCAAACAGAGAAGCCCGGGATTTAAATTGCAGAATCGTAGAACTGGAAACCCAAAACACCAACTACCCTGCCATAAAATTTTATCTGCGTGCAGGATTTAGTTTTACTGGGATCAATACAAAACTCTATAATGACTCTACGGAAACAGCAATATACATGAGCTTTGATGTCTTATAG
- a CDS encoding helix-turn-helix domain-containing protein yields MLAKGGCPKTMLSIKDALEAVEGKWKLLILFSLSEKPKRFGELSKEVTGITDKILSKELKLLEVNKLIKREAFDTVPPKVEYSITEHGMSLEKVLDELHFWGLSHRSRILSEW; encoded by the coding sequence ATGCTGGCAAAAGGAGGATGCCCCAAGACAATGCTTTCTATTAAGGATGCTCTTGAAGCAGTAGAAGGAAAGTGGAAATTATTAATTTTATTTTCTTTATCTGAAAAACCCAAAAGATTTGGCGAACTTTCTAAAGAAGTAACCGGTATTACAGATAAAATTCTGTCCAAAGAGTTGAAACTTCTGGAGGTAAATAAACTGATAAAAAGGGAAGCTTTTGATACTGTTCCGCCTAAAGTAGAATATTCCATTACAGAGCACGGCATGTCCCTTGAAAAAGTTTTGGACGAGCTGCACTTCTGGGGACTTTCTCACCGATCAAGAATTCTAAGTGAATGGTAG
- a CDS encoding DoxX family protein has protein sequence MKTSKILSITIWAAKIFLSVSLLWAASMKLFQPAETLAQMWPWTEQNRSLVLVTGIIDAVAAIGILLPDLITLKSRLTLYTAYGVIILMIFASVFHISRGEAGQIGINIFFLLVALFIIWTKKRCSHF, from the coding sequence ATGAAAACCTCAAAAATTTTAAGCATTACCATTTGGGCTGCAAAAATCTTTTTATCCGTTTCACTACTTTGGGCAGCCTCTATGAAATTATTCCAGCCTGCTGAAACATTAGCTCAAATGTGGCCATGGACTGAACAAAACCGTAGTTTGGTTTTGGTAACAGGAATTATTGATGCGGTGGCTGCGATCGGGATTCTTCTTCCTGATCTGATAACACTCAAATCAAGGCTTACCTTATACACAGCATATGGAGTAATTATATTGATGATTTTCGCAAGTGTATTTCATATTTCACGGGGAGAAGCAGGACAAATTGGTATAAATATATTTTTTCTGCTGGTGGCTCTGTTTATTATCTGGACGAAAAAGAGATGCTCTCATTTCTAA
- a CDS encoding TetR/AcrR family transcriptional regulator, translated as MAGRPKIFDEHQAIEKATEVFRAKGYDASSADELLNAMGIGKGSFYHAFKGGKQELYVRSIEQFSEGFLSRFEQQLSSSDNEIELIKTFFLQLSQKPDCDRETGCYLGNALVQLSEKDIEAKHISGRLLKKLQQTFKKSIKKAQDNGQIKNAEDPEILAWHLTNLWNGLHVTRRMENSSKTLRSIIEINLKVLD; from the coding sequence ATGGCAGGAAGACCTAAAATATTCGACGAGCATCAGGCAATTGAAAAGGCTACTGAAGTTTTCAGAGCAAAGGGATACGATGCGTCTTCTGCAGACGAATTGCTTAATGCGATGGGAATAGGAAAAGGAAGTTTTTATCATGCCTTTAAAGGAGGAAAACAGGAGCTTTATGTACGTTCCATTGAACAGTTTTCCGAAGGTTTTCTTAGTAGATTTGAGCAGCAGCTTTCAAGTTCTGATAATGAAATTGAATTGATTAAAACATTTTTTTTACAGCTTTCCCAAAAACCTGATTGCGATAGAGAGACAGGTTGCTATCTGGGAAATGCTTTAGTACAGCTATCCGAAAAAGATATTGAAGCCAAGCACATCTCAGGAAGGCTTTTGAAAAAACTTCAGCAGACCTTTAAAAAATCGATCAAAAAAGCTCAGGACAACGGACAAATAAAAAATGCAGAAGATCCCGAAATTCTTGCGTGGCATCTCACCAATTTATGGAATGGACTTCATGTTACAAGACGTATGGAGAATTCATCTAAAACACTTCGTTCAATCATTGAAATAAATTTGAAAGTGCTTGACTAA
- a CDS encoding SDR family NAD(P)-dependent oxidoreductase → MNITNNTILITGGGSGIGLEIAKLLNPSNKIIIVGRNKEKLDNAAQGLENVFTIQADITDENDINRLIEEIKINFGTLNILINNAGHAYAYTLSDSSDTYTKAIAEFTTNYFAPIRLTEKLLPLLKQQNNAAIVNVSSIVAFIPGSHVPTYSDSKAALHSYTRLLRYELAKDTGIKVFELMPPLVDTDFSVEIGGRENGIPASVVAEDLVKALEQDTFEVRVGNTEMVYSNFFAGSEGAFEVFNK, encoded by the coding sequence ATGAACATTACAAACAACACCATCCTTATCACAGGAGGAGGATCAGGAATCGGCTTAGAAATTGCAAAATTGTTAAATCCGTCCAATAAAATTATTATTGTAGGTAGGAACAAAGAAAAACTGGACAATGCTGCCCAGGGATTGGAAAATGTATTCACTATTCAGGCAGACATCACTGATGAAAATGACATCAATCGTCTGATAGAAGAGATCAAAATCAATTTTGGTACATTGAACATCCTGATTAATAATGCCGGCCATGCATATGCTTATACTTTATCGGACTCTTCTGACACCTATACTAAAGCGATTGCAGAATTTACAACCAATTACTTTGCTCCTATCCGACTTACTGAAAAATTACTCCCTTTACTGAAACAGCAAAACAACGCGGCGATAGTTAACGTATCCTCAATTGTTGCATTTATTCCGGGATCTCATGTGCCCACCTATTCGGATTCCAAGGCAGCTTTACATTCCTATACAAGATTATTGAGATATGAACTGGCAAAAGATACTGGCATTAAGGTTTTTGAGCTTATGCCTCCTTTGGTTGACACAGATTTCTCTGTAGAGATCGGTGGCCGTGAAAACGGCATTCCGGCATCTGTTGTTGCTGAAGATCTTGTAAAAGCCCTTGAGCAAGATACCTTTGAAGTTCGCGTCGGAAATACCGAAATGGTTTACAGCAATTTCTTTGCAGGCTCAGAAGGCGCTTTCGAGGTATTCAATAAATAA
- a CDS encoding aldehyde reductase — MENLISGKTVLVTGGTGFVGIHTILQLLQQGYTVKTTLRSLHKKDVILKALKEGGISDFSHLSFYETDLTSDRNWDAATKNCNFVIHIASPFPAQDPKDENELIIPARDGALRVLQFSRSAGVKRVILTSSFAAVGYTNNTEGHIFTERDWTDLNAELPPYIKSKTVAEKAAWKFIHTEGNNMELTVINPVGIFGPALAGISSASLDIAITGIINGTTNYNPNFTMGVVDVRDVADIHIKAMLHPNAAGERFIATSEGVMSFYDVAELIKEKRSEYASNIKALNPIDIHFYKEISNEKARSLLGWNPRSREEAILASADSLMLKS; from the coding sequence ATGGAAAATTTAATATCAGGAAAAACGGTATTGGTAACAGGAGGAACCGGATTCGTGGGAATACACACAATTCTTCAATTATTACAACAAGGATATACAGTAAAAACAACCCTTCGCTCACTTCATAAAAAAGATGTCATATTGAAAGCACTGAAAGAAGGTGGAATTTCAGACTTCTCACACCTGTCTTTTTATGAAACAGACCTTACAAGTGACCGTAATTGGGATGCAGCAACCAAAAACTGTAATTTTGTAATTCATATAGCGTCTCCTTTCCCTGCTCAAGATCCTAAAGATGAAAATGAGCTGATTATTCCTGCCAGGGATGGAGCTTTACGCGTATTACAATTTTCGAGATCTGCAGGGGTAAAAAGAGTAATTCTTACCTCATCTTTTGCCGCAGTTGGTTATACTAATAATACAGAAGGACACATTTTCACAGAAAGAGACTGGACAGATCTCAATGCTGAACTTCCTCCTTATATAAAATCGAAAACTGTTGCCGAAAAAGCAGCTTGGAAATTTATACATACAGAAGGTAATAATATGGAATTAACCGTAATAAATCCCGTGGGTATTTTTGGTCCTGCGCTCGCTGGAATTTCTTCAGCTTCATTGGATATTGCAATTACAGGAATTATTAACGGAACTACCAATTACAATCCCAATTTCACTATGGGTGTAGTAGATGTAAGAGACGTTGCGGATATTCATATCAAAGCCATGCTCCATCCTAATGCTGCTGGAGAAAGATTCATTGCCACTTCAGAAGGAGTTATGTCATTTTACGATGTAGCTGAACTAATAAAGGAAAAAAGAAGCGAATATGCTTCCAATATTAAGGCGTTAAATCCAATTGACATTCATTTCTACAAAGAAATTTCTAATGAAAAAGCCAGATCTTTACTAGGATGGAATCCCAGAAGCAGAGAAGAAGCAATATTAGCCAGTGCAGATAGTTTAATGTTAAAATCATAA
- a CDS encoding AraC family transcriptional regulator: MKFNNIQSCHLGPEISPEQFIPEHFFLFLLKGSMVSYDGYKHYTMRPGDYCIARKNHLVRYTKHKEDGAFEKVIIAFDEAFLKKFLERHPYSVEPTENDDSFLFIDEDKLIKNFVQSLEPYYNGTEQLDSIFVDIKREELLMILLKNNHELKNIFFNFSAPHKIDLELFMNHNFKFNISLERFAFMTGRSLSTFKREFKMIFNMTPGKWLIKRRLQEAYFLLDKEHKKPTEIYIDLGFEDLSHFSYVFKKQYGFSPAYLNNRSHSSSMTNQSH, encoded by the coding sequence TTGAAATTTAACAACATACAATCCTGCCACCTTGGTCCTGAAATATCACCGGAACAATTTATTCCGGAACATTTCTTTCTGTTTTTGCTCAAAGGATCAATGGTTTCGTATGATGGTTATAAGCATTACACTATGAGACCCGGGGATTACTGCATTGCAAGAAAAAATCATCTGGTCCGTTACACAAAGCACAAGGAAGACGGAGCCTTTGAAAAAGTAATTATAGCCTTTGATGAAGCATTCCTAAAAAAATTTCTGGAACGTCATCCCTACTCTGTAGAACCAACGGAAAACGACGACTCCTTTTTGTTTATAGATGAAGATAAACTGATTAAAAATTTTGTTCAGTCCTTAGAGCCATATTACAACGGAACAGAACAATTAGACAGTATTTTTGTTGATATTAAAAGAGAAGAACTTCTTATGATTCTGTTAAAAAACAATCACGAACTAAAGAATATCTTCTTTAATTTCAGCGCCCCTCATAAAATTGATTTGGAACTATTTATGAATCATAATTTTAAATTCAACATCAGCCTTGAACGCTTTGCATTTATGACAGGAAGGAGTTTGTCAACATTCAAGCGTGAATTTAAAATGATCTTCAACATGACTCCCGGTAAATGGCTAATAAAAAGGCGTTTGCAGGAAGCTTATTTTCTATTGGACAAAGAGCATAAAAAACCGACAGAAATTTATATTGATCTTGGCTTCGAAGATCTCTCCCATTTTTCTTATGTATTTAAAAAGCAATATGGATTTTCTCCCGCATATTTGAATAACAGATCCCACTCCTCATCAATGACCAATCAGTCGCATTAA
- a CDS encoding DUF2268 domain-containing putative Zn-dependent protease (predicted Zn-dependent protease with a strongly conserved HExxH motif) — protein MKRTTLLIFSVITVYFCSTNQKLSPENSFEKDVEKVADSIKVNDIVIKNLFKYQILAHHNNSFDEKMIVQKVYHPHKRLWDSCYAMIFGEKNASLYNTPEGMVEWNKTLYLKHKAEFDRKTKELLKVNINRVLTTNLKKFGRLVPYQPKATISILFSPLTGIGFGGCNAGQFALELNNKNIDPEFILEKGLPHELNHLVYEKFRNQDKDKNSALSQTIDEGFACYFTWVFFEGKMEKHNAVENMSQENWTWYLNHEKEIFTNVKPYFEDTSGDNPLLRNDRKKLFPQAPKTLNYWLGFRIVEKYVEKHGPESWKDIYKLTPKEVLGKSGYENYIATL, from the coding sequence ATGAAAAGGACTACATTATTGATATTCAGTGTTATTACAGTGTATTTTTGTTCTACCAACCAAAAGCTTAGCCCAGAGAATTCTTTCGAAAAAGATGTTGAGAAAGTGGCAGACAGTATTAAAGTGAATGATATTGTCATTAAAAACCTTTTCAAATATCAGATACTGGCGCATCACAATAATTCTTTTGATGAAAAAATGATTGTTCAAAAGGTTTATCATCCTCATAAAAGGCTTTGGGATAGTTGCTATGCTATGATCTTTGGTGAAAAAAATGCTTCTTTATACAATACTCCGGAAGGAATGGTTGAATGGAATAAAACACTTTATCTCAAACATAAAGCTGAGTTTGACCGTAAAACCAAAGAATTGCTAAAGGTGAATATCAACCGTGTGCTGACAACTAATTTGAAGAAATTTGGCAGACTAGTTCCATACCAGCCTAAAGCAACTATTAGTATACTTTTCAGCCCACTAACAGGAATTGGTTTTGGAGGTTGTAATGCCGGGCAATTTGCTCTTGAACTCAATAATAAAAATATTGACCCTGAATTTATACTCGAGAAAGGGTTGCCTCATGAACTCAATCATTTGGTATATGAAAAGTTCAGAAATCAGGATAAGGATAAAAATTCAGCATTAAGCCAGACTATTGATGAAGGTTTTGCCTGTTATTTTACCTGGGTATTTTTCGAAGGAAAAATGGAGAAGCATAATGCAGTAGAAAATATGTCCCAGGAAAACTGGACATGGTATCTAAATCATGAAAAGGAAATCTTCACCAATGTAAAACCTTATTTTGAGGATACCTCCGGAGATAATCCATTGTTAAGAAATGATCGGAAAAAACTTTTCCCCCAAGCTCCCAAAACTTTAAATTACTGGCTTGGCTTCAGGATTGTAGAAAAATATGTAGAAAAACATGGACCTGAATCGTGGAAGGATATATACAAACTGACCCCTAAAGAGGTGCTTGGCAAAAGTGGCTACGAAAATTATATAGCTACATTGTAA